The Deltaproteobacteria bacterium genome includes a window with the following:
- a CDS encoding transcriptional regulator, with protein sequence MTPRRTDQTIRQQIIGVLSEKALTARDLSRVLGIREREVYDHLVHIARSLSAQDKSLVTMPYRCLGCGYVFDKRKRLTRPGRCPRCRGERIEEPRFQVDTGAARK encoded by the coding sequence ATGACACCGAGAAGGACGGATCAGACCATACGCCAGCAGATCATAGGGGTGCTCTCGGAAAAGGCCCTGACCGCCAGAGATCTCTCGAGGGTTCTCGGAATCCGCGAGAGAGAGGTCTACGACCACCTCGTTCACATAGCCCGGTCCCTCTCGGCCCAGGACAAGAGCCTCGTCACCATGCCCTATCGCTGCCTCGGGTGCGGATACGTCTTCGACAAGCGAAAACGTCTCACCCGGCCGGGCCGCTGCCCCAGGTGCCGCGGAGAACGGATCGAGGAGCCGAGATTCCAGGTCGACACGGGTGCCGCCCGGAAATAA
- a CDS encoding TerB family tellurite resistance protein has product MDLIGRFFGKDTKSRSPEKGKASDRDIRIATCALLLEMAQIDGEFSPDERERIMSILKRDFQMPDEYAAELLEATSERLRDSIDIWQFTNLINENYSREEKIRIIEMVWKIIYTDGKLDSHEDYLVHKLANLLHLTHTELIDAKLKILHQGG; this is encoded by the coding sequence ATGGATCTGATAGGGAGATTCTTTGGAAAAGACACCAAGAGCCGATCCCCTGAAAAGGGGAAGGCAAGCGACCGCGACATCCGTATTGCGACCTGTGCCCTCCTTCTCGAGATGGCTCAGATAGACGGGGAGTTCAGCCCTGACGAGAGGGAACGGATCATGTCCATCCTGAAAAGGGATTTCCAGATGCCCGACGAGTATGCTGCCGAACTGCTTGAGGCCACGAGCGAGAGACTCCGAGACAGCATAGACATCTGGCAGTTTACCAACCTGATCAACGAGAACTATTCGCGTGAGGAGAAGATCAGGATCATCGAGATGGTCTGGAAGATCATCTACACCGACGGGAAGCTCGACAGCCACGAGGACTATCTCGTCCACAAGCTCGCAAATCTCCTCCATCTCACCCACACGGAGCTCATCGACGCCAAGCTGAAAATACTCCATCAGGGTGGCTGA